The Echinicola rosea genome has a segment encoding these proteins:
- a CDS encoding SRPBCC family protein → MKKITVTTSVNAPVDKVWAYWTGPEHIMRWNNASDDWHTPHASNDLREGGAFTSRMESKDGTIGFDFSGTYQAVHEGKMLSYALDDGREVEVVFTPEDDKTIIKETFDPEQTNPIEMQKGGWQAILDNFKKYVEGKQQN, encoded by the coding sequence ATGAAAAAGATCACCGTAACAACAAGCGTAAATGCACCAGTAGATAAAGTGTGGGCATATTGGACAGGTCCGGAGCATATTATGCGATGGAACAATGCATCCGATGATTGGCATACACCACATGCCAGCAATGACCTTCGTGAAGGGGGCGCTTTTACCTCCAGGATGGAGTCAAAAGATGGCACCATAGGTTTTGACTTTTCGGGGACTTATCAGGCCGTCCATGAAGGAAAAATGCTTTCCTATGCCTTGGACGATGGGAGAGAAGTGGAAGTGGTTTTTACTCCGGAAGATGACAAGACCATCATCAAAGAAACCTTTGACCCGGAACAGACGAATCCTATTGAGATGCAAAAAGGGGGCTGGCAGGCCATTCTTGATAATTTTAAAAAATATGTTGAAGGAAAGCAGCAGAATTAA
- a CDS encoding VOC family protein has protein sequence MSTIQTTQNIVPFLWFDKEAEEAIRFYTGLFPNSEIKRMTKWPEGGPMPAGTVQIGDFVINGLRVHAFDAGPNFTFNEAVSFFVECGNQAEIDHYWHQFIDHGGAESQCGWLKDKYGFSWQIVPKALTEMLSSKDVEGAKRMMEAVMKMKKLDIAKLEAAFGD, from the coding sequence ATGAGCACCATTCAAACAACCCAGAACATTGTGCCGTTTCTTTGGTTTGACAAAGAGGCAGAAGAAGCCATTCGTTTTTATACCGGATTATTTCCCAACTCGGAGATCAAAAGAATGACCAAATGGCCTGAGGGAGGTCCTATGCCGGCAGGAACCGTTCAGATTGGGGATTTTGTCATCAATGGACTCAGGGTGCATGCCTTCGATGCAGGACCCAATTTTACGTTCAATGAAGCGGTTTCCTTTTTCGTGGAATGTGGAAATCAAGCCGAAATTGACCATTATTGGCACCAATTTATCGATCATGGAGGAGCAGAATCCCAGTGTGGGTGGCTAAAGGACAAGTACGGTTTTTCTTGGCAGATCGTACCCAAAGCGCTCACCGAAATGCTCTCTTCCAAAGATGTGGAAGGAGCCAAAAGGATGATGGAGGCGGTAATGAAAATGAAGAAGCTGGATATCGCCAAGCTTGAAGCGGCTTTTGGAGACTGA
- a CDS encoding phosphatidylinositol-specific phospholipase C1-like protein — protein sequence MKSVKLLIVAIITALIPACNPSKEHKTEKALRLNDIQVIGSHNSYKIAIEPEVMTMIAEMDSNAAISLEYDHLPLNEQLELGLRNLELDVFHDPVGGRYSEPKALAQLDSAGTSHLPFDEAGKLDQAGLKLFHVQDIDFRSHHLLFKDALNELSNWSYAHSEHSPIIILINAKDGNSPQMTPALPFTAAALDSIDKEIRSVFPKEKLITPDMVRGEYASLEEAVLAEGWPLLEEVKGRFLFVLDEKEEKNNRYRSVHPNLEDAVLFINVKEGNPNAGFRIINDPVANHDYIQDLVSKGYMVRTRADAGTKEARNNDYSRFEKAKSSGAQVISTDYYIPSGLFESDYKVVFEDNAYERKMP from the coding sequence ATGAAGAGTGTCAAGTTACTTATTGTTGCAATCATCACGGCCCTAATACCTGCTTGTAACCCCAGTAAGGAGCATAAAACCGAAAAAGCTTTGCGGCTTAATGACATCCAGGTAATCGGTAGCCACAACAGCTATAAAATCGCAATCGAACCTGAAGTCATGACCATGATTGCTGAAATGGATTCCAATGCGGCCATATCCCTGGAATATGATCACCTTCCTTTAAACGAGCAACTGGAGCTAGGGCTGCGCAATCTAGAACTGGATGTGTTCCATGATCCGGTTGGTGGAAGGTACAGCGAGCCAAAAGCCTTGGCACAGCTTGATTCAGCAGGGACTTCCCATTTACCTTTTGATGAAGCCGGCAAACTCGACCAAGCAGGACTGAAGCTCTTCCACGTCCAGGACATCGATTTCAGAAGCCACCACTTGTTATTCAAAGACGCACTGAATGAGCTTTCCAATTGGAGCTATGCCCACTCGGAGCACAGCCCGATCATCATCCTGATCAATGCCAAAGACGGCAATTCACCCCAGATGACCCCTGCACTTCCCTTTACGGCCGCAGCACTGGACAGTATCGACAAAGAGATCCGATCAGTTTTTCCCAAAGAAAAATTGATCACTCCGGATATGGTACGGGGGGAATATGCTTCCTTGGAAGAGGCTGTTTTGGCTGAAGGCTGGCCGCTACTGGAAGAAGTTAAGGGAAGATTTTTATTCGTATTGGATGAAAAGGAAGAAAAAAACAACCGCTACCGCTCTGTTCACCCCAACTTGGAAGATGCAGTACTCTTTATCAATGTCAAGGAAGGGAATCCAAATGCAGGTTTCCGCATCATCAATGACCCAGTTGCCAATCATGATTATATCCAAGACTTGGTTTCCAAAGGTTATATGGTCAGAACACGAGCTGATGCTGGCACCAAGGAGGCCAGAAACAACGACTACAGCCGATTTGAAAAAGCCAAAAGTTCCGGTGCTCAGGTGATTTCTACTGATTACTATATTCCAAGTGGCCTGTTTGAATCGGATTATAAAGTTGTGTTTGAAGACAATGCTTATGAACGAAAAATGCCTTGA